A genomic region of Parambassis ranga chromosome 7, fParRan2.1, whole genome shotgun sequence contains the following coding sequences:
- the cox4i2 gene encoding cytochrome c oxidase subunit 4 isoform 2, mitochondrial — protein sequence MLRFTAGRVGSLLTRRATAALTTSSARMASHGPGTETSPVDVSQPMYIDRADIPLPDRPYKDVLTEVERSLKEKEKGPWGQLSKEEKIALYRITFCQTYPEMNQKSEEWKTVLGGIFIFLGFSGLLVWWQKVYVCPPRPRTFDEDWQAQQLQRMLDMRVGPVHGLSSHWDYEKGQWK from the exons ATGCTGCGTTTCACTGCAGGGCGCGTGGGAAGCCTCTTGACCAGGCGCGCGACAGCGGCCCTGACCACCAGCAGCGCGAGGATGGCGAGCCACGGTCCCGGTACCG AGACGTCCCCGGTGGACGTGTCCCAGCCGATGTACATTGACCGTGCGGACATCCCGCTGCCTGACAGACCCTACAAAGATGTTCTGACTGAAGTGGAAAGGAGcctgaaagagaaggagaaaggacCGTGGGGTCAGCTGAGCAAAGAGGAGAAGATCGCCT TGTACCGGATAACGTTCTGCCAGACCTACCCAGAGATGAACCAGAAATCAGAAGAGTGGAAGACTGTGCTGGGGGGCATCTTCATCTTCCTGGGCTTCAGTGGCCTGCTGGTCTGGTGGCAGAAAGTCTACG TCTGCCCTCCACGTCCCAGGACCTTTGATGAGGACTGGCAGGcccaacagctgcagaggatgttggacaTGAGGGTCGGCCCCGTCCACGGCCTCTCCTCCCATTGGGACTACGAGAAGGGCCAGTGGAAGTAA